One segment of Cyprinus carpio isolate SPL01 chromosome A17, ASM1834038v1, whole genome shotgun sequence DNA contains the following:
- the LOC109107893 gene encoding homeobox protein HMX2-like isoform X1 produces the protein MNNSEDSGSKCSPAPISSFTIQSILGTSNEGVRSAGKDSPKSQPRKRTLSVSSEDDCSAGEDSGDCYCSEPGVPESCNPHQPLNFSCLGATKGLLPVQDGIDRRPHLTPSILPDYKDEQERACGQMSPVSEERQRDGQDKQSSSAKKKTRTVFSRSQVYQLESTFDMKRYLSSSERACLASSLQLTETQVKTWFQNRRNKWKRQLSAELEAANMAHASAQTLVGMPLVFRENSLLRVPVPRSIAFPTPLYYPGSNLSALPLYNLYNKIEY, from the exons ATGAATAATTCGGAGGACAGCGGAAGCAAGTGCTCGCCTGCCCCCATTTCAAGCTTCACGATCCAGTCCATTCTGGGCACCTCCAACGAGGGAGTCCGGTCGGCTGGAAAGGACAGCCCCAAATCGCAGCCGAGGAAGCGGACGTTGTCCGTGTCATCGGAGGACGACTGCAGCGCCGGAGAGGACTCGGGCGACTGCTACTGCTCTGAGCCCGGTGTACCAGAGTCCTGCAACCCGCACCAGCCTCTGAACTTCTCCTGCCTCG GTGCCACAAAGGGACTTCTACCTGTGCAGGATGGGATCGACCGCCGGCCGCATTTGACACCATCCATACTACCGGATTACAAAGACGAGCAGGAGCGAGCGTGTGGCCAAATGTCTCCCGTTTCTGAAGAGAGACAACGTGATGGCCAGGACAAACAGAGCAGCTCCGCCAAGAAGAAAACGCGCACCGTCTTCTCTCGGAGTCAGGTTTATCAGCTCGAGTCCACGTTCGATATGAAACGCTATTTGAGCAGCTCCGAGAGAGCCTGTCTCGCTTCCAGCCTGCAGTTAACGGAGACACAAGTGAAAACGTGGTTTCAGAACCGGCGGAACAAATGGAAACGACAGCTCTCTGCGGAACTGGAAGCTGCGAACATGGCGCACGCATCGGCGCAGACTTTGGTTGGGATGCCTCTCGTTTTCAGAGAAAATTCGTTGCTCCGAGTGCCGGTTCCGAGGTCCATCGCTTTTCCTACCCCACTGTATTACCCTGGAAGTAATTTATCAGCTTTACCATTATACAATCTTTACAATAAGATTGAATATTAA
- the LOC109107893 gene encoding homeobox protein HMX2-like isoform X2, translated as MTCFCNHGDCNVLLSQLPPLEKTPVVFLSDISRFGEQGKGATKGLLPVQDGIDRRPHLTPSILPDYKDEQERACGQMSPVSEERQRDGQDKQSSSAKKKTRTVFSRSQVYQLESTFDMKRYLSSSERACLASSLQLTETQVKTWFQNRRNKWKRQLSAELEAANMAHASAQTLVGMPLVFRENSLLRVPVPRSIAFPTPLYYPGSNLSALPLYNLYNKIEY; from the exons ATGACCTGTTTTTGTAACCATGGTGACTGTAATGTATTGTTGTCCCAATTGCCACCACTAGAAAAAACTCCAGTGGTGTTTTTATCCGACATATCGCGCTTCGGTGAACAGGGGAAAG GTGCCACAAAGGGACTTCTACCTGTGCAGGATGGGATCGACCGCCGGCCGCATTTGACACCATCCATACTACCGGATTACAAAGACGAGCAGGAGCGAGCGTGTGGCCAAATGTCTCCCGTTTCTGAAGAGAGACAACGTGATGGCCAGGACAAACAGAGCAGCTCCGCCAAGAAGAAAACGCGCACCGTCTTCTCTCGGAGTCAGGTTTATCAGCTCGAGTCCACGTTCGATATGAAACGCTATTTGAGCAGCTCCGAGAGAGCCTGTCTCGCTTCCAGCCTGCAGTTAACGGAGACACAAGTGAAAACGTGGTTTCAGAACCGGCGGAACAAATGGAAACGACAGCTCTCTGCGGAACTGGAAGCTGCGAACATGGCGCACGCATCGGCGCAGACTTTGGTTGGGATGCCTCTCGTTTTCAGAGAAAATTCGTTGCTCCGAGTGCCGGTTCCGAGGTCCATCGCTTTTCCTACCCCACTGTATTACCCTGGAAGTAATTTATCAGCTTTACCATTATACAATCTTTACAATAAGATTGAATATTAA
- the LOC109108037 gene encoding homeobox protein HMX3-like has product MPETTQDTCASAKDSPFFIKNLLNSDSKPPKPKPILASTKAVLDGSFSLSQVGELNFPRFELPTQRFALPAYLERASAWWYPYTLSASAHLHRAEAAQKARDSSPITGTGRDSPELVLKSDPDAKDDEDDNRSGDEIVLEESDTEEGKKEGGVDDWKKGDDGADKKPCRKKKTRTVFSRSQVFQLESTFDMKRYLSSSERAGLAASLHLTETQVKIWFQNRRNKWKRQLAAELEAANLSHAAAQRIVRVPILYHENSASESSNTAGNVPVSQPLLTFPHPVYYSHPIVTSVPLLRPV; this is encoded by the exons ATGCCCGAAACAACCCAGGATACATGTGCTTCGGCGAAAGACTCtccatttttcattaaaaatcttcTCAATTCTGACAGTAAGCCGCCAAAGCCTAAGCCTATTTTGGCATCAACTAAAGCAGTACTTGATGGTAGCTTCTCGCTCTCTCAGGTTGGGGAATTAAACTTTCCTCGCTTTGAGTTGCCGACCCAGCGCTTTGCGTTACCGGCTTATCTTGAGCGTGCCTCGGCGTGGTGGTACCCGTACACACTCAGTGCATCTGCGCATCTCCACAGAGCAGAAG CAGCACAAAAAGCGAGAGACTCCTCACCGATCACAGGCACTGGCCGAGATTCACCTGAGCTCGTGCTCAAATCAGACCCGGATGCCAAGGACGATGAAGACGACAACAGAAGTGGAGACGAGATTGTCCTCGAGGAGAGCGACACTGAAGAGGGTAAAAAAGAAGGCGGCGTGGACGACTGGAAGAAGGGTGACGACGGCGCGGACAAGAAACCTTGCCGGAAAAAGAAAACTCGCACGGTGTTCTCGCGGAGTCAGGTGTTCCAGCTGGAGTCCACCTTCGACATGAAACGCTACCTCAGCAGCTCAGAGCGCGCGGGCCTTGCTGCCTCGCTTCACCTCACAGAGACCCAAGTCAAAATCTGGTTTCAAAACCGCAGAAACAAATGGAAACGTCAGCTGGCCGCAGAGCTAGAGGCCGCCAACCTCAGCCACGCAGCGGCGCAAAGGATTGTGAGAGTACCCATCCTGTATCACGAGAACTCGGCCTCTGAGAGCTCCAACACAGCGGGCAATGTGCCCGTAAGCCAGCCGCTGCTGACTTTCCCTCATCCGGTTTACTATTCGCATCCCATCGTCACCTCCGTACCCCTCCTCAGACCGGTTTGA